In Nonomuraea muscovyensis, one genomic interval encodes:
- a CDS encoding MBL fold metallo-hydrolase: protein MPHPPRIVAGAEVTPLCDAVGAMGPAIRRPMAETFPGAALDEEPWILHFHCYLIRDRAGRVTLVDTGIGAADSPASSWAPVPGSLDAELAAAGVTPADVDVVILTHLHSDHASGAVTDAGLRFVNARHVVQQADLDVVGGEMLDRVVTPIKDRLHVVEGDEEVVPGVRVHLTAGHTPGHQIVRVGELAITGDLVLHPVQLADPSIHYVYDDDPERAAATRAEVLAGLRAERAILATAHFTDPFLPL, encoded by the coding sequence ATGCCGCACCCGCCACGCATCGTCGCCGGCGCCGAGGTGACACCCCTCTGCGACGCCGTGGGCGCCATGGGCCCGGCGATCCGCCGTCCGATGGCCGAGACGTTCCCCGGAGCCGCGCTCGACGAGGAGCCGTGGATCCTGCACTTCCACTGCTACCTGATCCGCGACCGCGCGGGCCGCGTCACGCTCGTGGACACCGGCATCGGCGCCGCCGACTCGCCGGCGTCCAGTTGGGCGCCGGTCCCCGGCTCGCTGGACGCCGAGCTGGCCGCCGCAGGCGTCACGCCGGCCGACGTGGACGTCGTCATCCTCACCCACCTGCACAGCGACCACGCCAGCGGCGCGGTGACCGACGCCGGGCTGCGGTTCGTCAACGCCCGCCACGTCGTCCAGCAGGCCGACCTCGACGTCGTGGGCGGTGAGATGCTCGACCGGGTCGTCACCCCGATCAAGGACCGGCTCCACGTGGTCGAGGGCGACGAGGAGGTCGTGCCGGGCGTGCGCGTGCACCTCACGGCCGGCCACACCCCCGGCCACCAGATCGTCCGGGTCGGCGAGCTGGCCATCACCGGTGACCTGGTGCTCCACCCGGTGCAACTGGCGGACCCGAGCATTCACTACGTCTACGACGACGATCCCGAACGGGCCGCCGCCACCCGGGCCGAGGTGCTCGCCGGGCTGCGGGCCGAGCGCGCCATCCTCGCCACCGCACACTTCACCGACCCGTTCCTGCCACTCTGA
- a CDS encoding sensor histidine kinase yields the protein MPPTRGRPIALKLLVLLLVPLTSLVGLWVFAASLAGGDGLRLLQINELVRNLSNPAEQMDVQLQSERLISVEFLTNGQGRDRLTTQRALTDRTVALFRQLAAQQRDLSPQMAAQLTALYGKLDELPQIRQKVDGPSPRPLDVIDGYSQIVDATFRMRDAMVLVPDTSLYRRARAVTMLGEAKDFLSRERAVITVVLARGRVTEAEREAFIGMAATRRLLYTQALPHLDSGLRVPYERLVGSPAYREFLEVENSLRGVAVLDGLPASAATWPVDAANLWAAVERNQFEAVQAVVQRVDPAADNILTKIGVAGGVGLLAVVASVLLSLRFRRRLGDELAGLRDAATELAEIRLAALVKRLRAGGQLPSPEEVAPLEVKADTAEVRDIVAAFNHVQATAVEAAVDQARLRHGVSQVFVNLARRNQSLLHRQLLQLDSMERKTEEPEVLEDLFRLDHLTTRMRRHAESLLILSDQAPGRGWRNPVPVHDVLRAAVAEVEEYQRVEVLQPPPVAVLGNAVTDVAHLVAELVENATLFSPPQTRVDLRTTSTRSGITVEVEDRGLGLTRAELDELNARLAETPEFDLARSDRLGLFVVSRLASRHGIRVRLGPSPYGGLSASVALPSSLLADQPALAGR from the coding sequence ATGCCCCCCACGCGTGGCCGTCCCATCGCGCTGAAGCTGCTGGTCCTGCTGCTCGTGCCGCTCACTTCCCTCGTCGGGCTGTGGGTGTTCGCGGCGAGCCTGGCCGGGGGCGACGGTCTGCGGCTCCTCCAGATCAACGAGCTGGTCCGCAACCTTTCCAACCCGGCCGAGCAGATGGACGTCCAGCTCCAGAGCGAGCGGCTGATCTCCGTCGAGTTCCTCACGAACGGCCAGGGCCGCGACCGGCTCACCACCCAGCGCGCGCTGACCGACCGGACCGTGGCCCTGTTCCGGCAGCTGGCGGCCCAGCAGCGCGACCTGTCGCCGCAGATGGCCGCCCAGCTCACCGCCCTGTACGGCAAGCTCGACGAGCTGCCCCAGATCCGCCAGAAGGTCGACGGCCCGAGCCCCCGGCCGCTCGACGTGATCGACGGCTACAGCCAGATCGTGGACGCGACGTTCCGCATGCGCGACGCCATGGTGCTGGTGCCCGACACCTCCCTCTACCGCAGGGCCCGGGCCGTCACCATGCTCGGCGAGGCCAAGGACTTCCTGTCGCGGGAACGAGCCGTCATCACCGTCGTGCTGGCCCGGGGAAGGGTGACCGAGGCCGAGCGCGAGGCGTTCATCGGCATGGCGGCCACCCGGCGGCTGCTCTACACGCAGGCGCTGCCCCACCTCGACTCCGGGCTGCGGGTGCCGTACGAGCGGCTGGTCGGCTCGCCCGCGTACCGGGAGTTCCTTGAGGTGGAGAACTCCCTGCGCGGCGTGGCCGTCCTCGACGGGCTGCCGGCCTCCGCGGCCACCTGGCCCGTCGACGCGGCGAACCTGTGGGCGGCGGTCGAACGCAACCAGTTCGAGGCCGTGCAGGCCGTCGTGCAGCGGGTTGACCCGGCCGCCGACAACATCCTCACCAAGATCGGCGTGGCGGGCGGCGTGGGCCTGCTCGCGGTCGTCGCCTCGGTCCTGCTGTCGCTGCGCTTCCGGCGCCGCCTGGGCGACGAGCTGGCCGGCCTGCGCGACGCCGCCACTGAGCTGGCCGAGATACGGCTGGCGGCGCTGGTCAAGCGGCTGCGCGCCGGCGGGCAACTGCCCTCGCCCGAGGAGGTGGCGCCGCTGGAGGTCAAGGCCGACACCGCGGAGGTGCGCGACATCGTCGCGGCGTTCAACCACGTGCAGGCCACGGCCGTGGAGGCCGCGGTGGACCAGGCCCGGCTGCGCCACGGGGTGAGCCAGGTCTTCGTCAACCTGGCCAGGCGCAACCAGTCGCTGCTGCACCGCCAGCTCCTCCAGCTCGACTCCATGGAACGCAAGACGGAGGAGCCCGAGGTCCTGGAGGACCTGTTCAGGCTCGACCACCTCACCACCCGCATGCGGCGGCACGCCGAGAGCCTGCTCATCCTGTCGGACCAGGCGCCGGGACGGGGCTGGCGCAATCCCGTGCCCGTCCACGACGTGCTGCGGGCGGCCGTCGCGGAGGTCGAGGAGTATCAGCGGGTGGAGGTGCTGCAACCGCCGCCCGTCGCGGTGCTGGGCAACGCCGTCACCGACGTGGCCCACCTGGTCGCCGAGCTGGTGGAGAACGCCACCCTGTTCTCACCCCCGCAGACCCGGGTGGACCTGCGGACCACGAGCACCCGCAGCGGGATCACGGTCGAGGTGGAGGACCGCGGGCTCGGGCTGACCCGGGCCGAGCTGGACGAGCTGAACGCGCGGCTGGCGGAGACCCCTGAATTCGATCTGGCGCGGAGCGACCGGCTCGGGCTGTTCGTGGTGAGCAGGCTGGCGTCCCGGCACGGCATCAGGGTCCGGCTCGGGCCCTCGCCGTACGGGGGGCTGTCGGCGAGCGTCGCCCTGCCCTCGTCGCTGCTCGCCGACCAGCCGGCCCTCGCCGGTCGCTGA
- a CDS encoding DUF6886 family protein: protein MRPDPGQVLHFSEDPTITTFTPHVAPTSLETEPYVWAVGADRCPDYWFPRACPRAMAWRDPGTTDDDAARILGSGCGDRVHAVEYGWLKAITEVRLYAYRLPVEPFAPIGDPPHAVVATVPVRPLGPPEPVGDLLALHEEAGIQLRVLDRIRPFWDEVISSTLGFSGIRLRNARR, encoded by the coding sequence ATGAGACCCGACCCGGGGCAGGTGCTCCACTTCTCCGAAGACCCGACGATCACCACGTTCACGCCGCACGTCGCCCCCACCTCGCTGGAGACGGAGCCGTACGTGTGGGCGGTCGGCGCCGACCGCTGTCCCGACTACTGGTTCCCGCGCGCCTGCCCCCGGGCGATGGCCTGGCGCGATCCCGGCACCACCGACGACGACGCCGCCCGCATCCTCGGCTCGGGCTGCGGCGACCGGGTCCACGCCGTGGAGTACGGCTGGCTGAAGGCCATCACGGAGGTGCGCCTGTACGCCTACCGGCTGCCGGTCGAGCCGTTCGCGCCCATCGGCGACCCGCCGCACGCGGTCGTGGCGACCGTGCCGGTGCGGCCGCTGGGCCCGCCCGAGCCGGTCGGCGACCTGCTCGCCCTGCACGAGGAGGCGGGCATCCAGTTGCGCGTGCTCGACCGGATCCGGCCGTTCTGGGACGAGGTGATCTCCAGCACGCTCGGCTTCAGCGGGATACGGCTGCGGAACGCTCGTCGATGA
- a CDS encoding ketopantoate reductase family protein, with the protein MRYIVIGAGAVGGTIGARLFQGGHDVLLIARGAHYEALRTGGLRLITPHSTETLPIPAADGPVAPREDDVLVLATKSQDTIAALDPWPRHLPVVCAQNGVENERTVLRRFAQVYGMCVWLPALHLEPGTVAAYGHPHSGMFHLGRYPQGVDDRARQMTADLTKSGLVTVTTPDVMRWKYGKLLGNLGNAVEALCERAPGFEALHERARAEGTAVLEEAGILYSSPQEEREARGRKVDLLPVEGLSRGGSSWQSLARGSGTIEADYLNGEIVLLGREYGIPTPVNEVLQQEAGRFARERLPPGSMPVERLTALIDERSAAVSR; encoded by the coding sequence ATGCGCTACATCGTGATCGGAGCCGGAGCGGTCGGCGGCACCATCGGTGCCCGCCTCTTCCAGGGCGGGCACGACGTGCTGCTGATCGCCCGCGGCGCCCACTACGAGGCGTTGCGCACCGGCGGCCTGCGCCTCATCACCCCGCACTCCACCGAGACCCTCCCCATCCCCGCCGCCGACGGCCCCGTCGCGCCCCGCGAGGACGACGTGCTGGTCCTGGCCACCAAGTCGCAGGACACGATCGCGGCCCTCGACCCCTGGCCCCGGCACCTGCCCGTCGTGTGCGCCCAGAACGGCGTCGAGAACGAGCGGACCGTGCTGCGCAGGTTCGCCCAGGTGTACGGCATGTGCGTGTGGCTGCCGGCTCTGCACCTTGAGCCCGGCACGGTCGCCGCCTACGGCCACCCGCACTCCGGGATGTTCCATCTCGGCCGCTATCCCCAGGGTGTGGACGACCGCGCCCGGCAGATGACCGCCGACCTCACCAAGAGCGGCCTCGTCACGGTGACCACCCCCGACGTGATGCGCTGGAAGTACGGCAAGCTCCTCGGCAACCTCGGCAACGCGGTCGAGGCGCTGTGCGAGCGCGCCCCCGGCTTCGAGGCGCTCCACGAGCGGGCCAGGGCCGAGGGCACCGCCGTCCTGGAGGAGGCGGGCATCCTCTACTCCAGCCCGCAGGAGGAGCGCGAGGCCCGGGGCCGGAAGGTCGACCTCCTGCCCGTCGAGGGTCTCTCCCGCGGCGGCTCGTCGTGGCAGAGCCTTGCCCGGGGCAGCGGCACCATCGAGGCCGACTACCTCAACGGCGAGATCGTCCTGCTCGGCCGCGAGTACGGCATTCCCACCCCGGTCAACGAGGTGCTCCAGCAGGAGGCCGGCAGGTTCGCCCGCGAGAGGCTGCCGCCCGGATCGATGCCGGTGGAGCGGCTGACCGCGCTCATCGACGAGCGTTCCGCAGCCGTATCCCGCTGA
- a CDS encoding glycosyltransferase family 2 protein gives MNMEPFAASVTVVVPAMNEADNLPHVFATLPSWIDEVVLVDGNSTDATVEVARRLRPDLRVVTQTGRGKGNALIEGFAAARGDIIVMIDADGSTDGREIYSFVKALLDGADFAKGSRYAPGGGSDDISRLRSLGNVALTGLTNLLYGTRYTDLCYGYNAFWARHLDAMALDCDGFEIETLMNVRAAQAGLAIAEVPSHERTRIHGESNLHAVRDGWRVLKTIFRERFRGAPTPQTQVALAK, from the coding sequence ATGAACATGGAGCCGTTCGCCGCCAGCGTCACTGTCGTCGTTCCCGCGATGAACGAAGCCGACAACCTCCCCCACGTCTTCGCCACGTTGCCCTCGTGGATCGACGAGGTCGTCCTCGTCGACGGCAACTCCACCGACGCCACCGTCGAGGTCGCCCGCAGGCTGCGCCCCGACCTCCGGGTCGTCACGCAGACCGGGCGCGGCAAGGGCAACGCGCTGATCGAGGGTTTCGCCGCCGCCCGCGGCGACATCATCGTGATGATCGACGCCGACGGCTCCACCGACGGCCGGGAGATCTACTCCTTCGTCAAGGCCCTGCTCGACGGCGCCGACTTCGCCAAGGGCTCCAGGTACGCCCCGGGCGGCGGCTCCGACGACATCAGCCGGCTACGCTCCCTCGGCAACGTGGCCCTGACCGGGCTGACCAACCTGCTCTACGGCACCCGCTACACCGACCTGTGCTACGGCTACAACGCCTTCTGGGCCCGCCACCTCGACGCGATGGCGCTCGACTGCGACGGTTTCGAGATCGAGACGCTGATGAACGTCCGTGCCGCCCAGGCCGGGCTCGCCATCGCCGAGGTGCCCAGCCACGAGCGCACCCGCATCCACGGCGAGAGCAACCTGCACGCCGTCCGCGACGGCTGGCGCGTGCTCAAGACCATCTTCCGCGAGCGCTTCCGCGGCGCCCCCACCCCGCAGACCCAGGTGGCGCTCGCCAAGTAG
- a CDS encoding DUF2000 domain-containing protein: MTVLAQLERRSDLPTRELPVKWVIVMDRDLPRGLQANAAACLAASVGRAVPAILGPGGADASGQAHAGLPWTGCTVLAAPGAIVRRIRDEAAADGALVVTDMAAIAQRTNVYDDYLAELSRTGGEDLAYYAVSLLGPRETVERLTGRLPLLR; encoded by the coding sequence ATGACCGTGCTCGCGCAGCTGGAGCGCCGCAGTGACCTGCCCACCAGGGAGCTGCCCGTCAAGTGGGTGATCGTGATGGACCGCGACCTGCCGCGCGGACTGCAGGCCAACGCGGCCGCCTGCCTGGCCGCCTCGGTGGGCCGGGCCGTGCCCGCGATTCTCGGGCCCGGCGGCGCCGACGCCTCCGGGCAGGCGCACGCGGGGCTGCCGTGGACGGGGTGCACGGTGCTGGCGGCGCCCGGCGCGATCGTCCGCCGGATCAGGGACGAGGCCGCGGCGGACGGCGCCCTAGTGGTCACCGACATGGCGGCCATCGCCCAGCGGACCAACGTCTACGACGACTATCTGGCCGAGCTGTCCCGCACCGGCGGCGAGGACCTGGCGTACTACGCGGTGAGCCTGCTCGGCCCGCGCGAGACCGTGGAGCGGCTCACCGGCCGGCTGCCGCTGTTGCGCTAG
- a CDS encoding Lrp/AsnC family transcriptional regulator produces the protein MDELDTAIIVELQRDGRQTNRELAERIGIAPSTCLERVRSLRATGVIEGFHAEVNLGAIGRPVQALINVRLHPKIREAVEGFRDYVTALPETLAVFVVSGGDDFIIQVAVRDAGHLRDFVLDHVSRHRNIADVRTSLVYDHIRKTSIEVLPPPDRPNRPRTGRRTR, from the coding sequence GTGGACGAACTTGATACGGCGATCATCGTCGAATTGCAGCGCGACGGCCGCCAGACCAACCGCGAGCTGGCCGAGCGGATCGGCATCGCACCCTCGACCTGCCTGGAACGCGTCCGGTCGCTGCGCGCCACCGGGGTGATCGAGGGCTTCCACGCCGAGGTCAACCTCGGCGCCATCGGCCGCCCGGTCCAGGCGCTGATCAACGTCCGCCTGCACCCGAAGATCAGGGAGGCCGTCGAGGGCTTCCGCGACTACGTCACCGCGCTGCCCGAGACGCTGGCGGTGTTCGTGGTGTCCGGCGGCGACGACTTCATCATCCAGGTGGCCGTCCGCGACGCCGGGCACCTGCGCGACTTCGTCCTCGACCACGTCTCCCGGCACCGCAACATCGCCGACGTGCGCACCTCGCTCGTCTACGACCACATCCGCAAGACCTCGATCGAGGTGCTGCCACCGCCCGACCGGCCGAACCGCCCCCGCACCGGGCGCCGCACCCGCTAA
- a CDS encoding AAA family ATPase: MRRVFLITGIMAAGKSTVAQALAERLPRSAHVRGDAFRRMIVNGGAAMTPEGEDEALRQLRLRHRIAAGAADLFFAAGFTPIVQDVVLGAELERFAGLVRSRPLLVVVLAPDAAAVERRERDRAKTGYGAWTVAQLDGTLRRDTPRIRLWLDTSAQTPAETVEEILARAGEAEVPAG; the protein is encoded by the coding sequence GTGCGAAGGGTCTTCCTCATCACCGGGATCATGGCGGCGGGCAAGTCGACGGTCGCGCAGGCGCTGGCCGAACGGCTGCCCCGGTCCGCGCACGTCCGGGGCGACGCGTTCCGCCGCATGATCGTCAACGGCGGGGCCGCCATGACGCCGGAGGGCGAGGATGAGGCGCTGCGGCAGCTCCGGCTGCGCCACCGCATCGCGGCGGGGGCCGCCGACCTGTTCTTCGCGGCGGGCTTCACGCCGATCGTGCAGGACGTGGTGCTCGGCGCGGAGCTGGAGAGGTTCGCCGGGCTGGTCCGCAGCCGCCCGCTGCTGGTCGTCGTGCTCGCGCCGGACGCCGCCGCGGTCGAGCGGCGCGAGCGGGACCGGGCGAAGACCGGCTACGGCGCCTGGACCGTGGCCCAGCTCGACGGGACGCTCAGGCGCGACACCCCGCGCATCCGCCTGTGGCTCGACACGTCCGCGCAGACGCCCGCCGAGACGGTCGAGGAGATCCTGGCCCGCGCCGGCGAGGCCGAGGTGCCGGCGGGTTAG
- the lysS gene encoding lysine--tRNA ligase → MDSDWVARFADDVIAEAERRAPGKPIVCASGLSPSGPIHLGNLREVMTPHLVADEIRRRGLDCVHLLSWDDYDRFRKVPAGVDPSWAEHIGKPLTSVPAPPGSSHESWAEHFKAPMTAALAELGVTYRGIGQTEQYTSGAYREQILLAMRERERIDAVLARYRTKQTGDAPQPKPYFPYRPYCELCERDSTTVTAYDDDTTELAYTCACGFGETVRLAEHDRGKLVWKVDWPMRWAYEGVVFEPSGVDHHSPGSAWVVGEPIVREVFGGEQPIGPMYAFVGITGMAKMSSSKGDVPTPADALEIMEAPVLRWLYARRKPSQSFKVAFDQEIHRLYDEWDALGRKVAGDTAQPAELAAYERATRTAEGPLTGTERAVPYRALASIVDITTGDGEQILRILGDLDAVASLDEARPRLDRAQRWVDTQLPADQRTHVREAPDDELLGSLGEDDREALRLLADGLDEHWSLDGLTTLVYGVPKLRAGLAADAKPTPEVKTAQRAFFTLLYRLLVGGETGPRLPTLLLTVGADRVRKLVGR, encoded by the coding sequence GTGGATTCGGACTGGGTCGCCAGGTTCGCCGACGACGTGATCGCCGAGGCGGAGCGTCGCGCACCGGGCAAACCCATCGTCTGCGCCTCCGGGCTGAGCCCGTCGGGGCCGATCCACCTGGGCAACCTCCGTGAGGTGATGACGCCGCACCTGGTGGCCGACGAGATCCGCCGGCGCGGACTCGACTGCGTGCACCTGCTGTCCTGGGACGACTACGACCGTTTCCGCAAGGTGCCCGCCGGGGTGGACCCCTCGTGGGCCGAGCACATCGGCAAGCCGCTCACGTCCGTGCCCGCGCCGCCCGGCAGCTCCCACGAGAGCTGGGCCGAGCACTTCAAGGCGCCGATGACCGCCGCGCTGGCCGAGCTGGGCGTCACCTACCGCGGCATCGGCCAGACCGAGCAGTACACCTCGGGCGCCTACCGGGAGCAGATCCTGCTGGCCATGCGGGAGCGCGAGCGGATCGACGCCGTCCTCGCCCGGTACCGCACCAAGCAGACCGGCGACGCCCCGCAGCCGAAGCCCTACTTCCCCTACCGGCCCTACTGCGAGCTGTGCGAGCGCGACTCCACCACGGTCACCGCCTACGACGACGACACCACCGAGCTGGCCTACACCTGCGCCTGCGGCTTCGGCGAGACCGTGCGGCTGGCCGAGCACGACCGCGGCAAGCTGGTGTGGAAGGTCGACTGGCCGATGCGCTGGGCGTACGAGGGGGTGGTGTTCGAGCCGTCGGGTGTGGACCACCACTCGCCGGGCTCGGCCTGGGTGGTCGGCGAGCCGATCGTGCGCGAGGTGTTCGGCGGCGAGCAGCCGATCGGCCCCATGTACGCCTTCGTCGGCATCACCGGCATGGCCAAGATGAGCAGCTCGAAGGGTGACGTGCCGACGCCGGCCGACGCCCTGGAGATCATGGAGGCGCCGGTGCTGCGCTGGCTGTACGCCAGGCGCAAGCCGTCCCAGTCGTTCAAGGTGGCCTTCGACCAGGAGATCCACCGGCTGTACGACGAGTGGGACGCGCTGGGCCGCAAGGTGGCCGGCGACACGGCCCAGCCGGCCGAGCTGGCCGCGTACGAGCGGGCGACCCGCACCGCCGAGGGGCCGCTGACCGGCACGGAGCGGGCGGTGCCGTACCGGGCCCTGGCCTCGATCGTGGACATCACGACCGGCGACGGCGAGCAGATCCTGCGCATCCTGGGCGACCTCGACGCGGTCGCCTCGCTGGACGAGGCCCGCCCGCGGCTCGACCGCGCGCAGCGCTGGGTCGACACGCAGCTTCCCGCCGACCAGCGCACCCACGTGCGGGAGGCGCCCGACGACGAGCTTCTCGGCTCGCTCGGCGAGGACGATCGCGAGGCGCTGCGGCTGCTGGCCGACGGCCTGGACGAGCACTGGTCGCTCGACGGGCTGACCACGCTGGTCTACGGGGTGCCGAAGCTGCGGGCCGGGCTGGCCGCCGACGCCAAGCCGACGCCCGAGGTGAAGACGGCGCAGCGGGCGTTCTTCACGCTGCTCTACCGGCTGCTCGTGGGGGGCGAGACCGGTCCGCGGCTGCCGACGCTGCTGCTGACCGTGGGCGCCGACCGGGTGCGCAAGCTGGTGGGCCGGTAG
- a CDS encoding PP2C family protein-serine/threonine phosphatase, with the protein MDVTGGFEELFEDAPCGFLVAASDGTLRRVNHTFCELTGHRAEDLVGRARVQDLLVVGDRIYYETHFAPLLALQSTVREIAVDFRRAAGGRLPALLNAVTKGDAVWICVFAATDRRGYERELLRARQRAEQSEKEAHELARVLQASFVPPAMPDIDGVDLAGVYRPAGRGEEVGGDFYDVYETAGGWAVVLGDVEGKGVEAAVVTSLARYTLRAASARDSAPSALLSTLNEAVIDRGAERFLTAVYAHLAITPGGGCRLTLALGGHPPPVLLTSSGLSRIGSPGTLLGVLRVPQLCDVTVDVHPGEAVVLYTDGVIEGQRGRELFGERRMEEALLAARGEDAAGIAAALLDEVAAFQSGMLSDDVAVVVLKAGAPA; encoded by the coding sequence ATGGACGTGACCGGCGGGTTCGAGGAGCTGTTCGAGGACGCGCCGTGCGGCTTCCTGGTCGCGGCGTCCGACGGCACGCTGCGGCGGGTCAACCACACCTTCTGCGAGCTGACCGGCCACCGGGCCGAGGATCTGGTCGGTCGCGCGCGGGTCCAGGACCTGCTCGTCGTGGGCGACCGGATCTACTACGAGACGCACTTCGCCCCGCTGCTCGCCCTGCAGTCCACGGTCCGGGAGATCGCCGTGGACTTCCGCCGCGCGGCCGGCGGCCGGCTGCCCGCGCTGCTGAACGCCGTGACGAAGGGCGACGCGGTGTGGATCTGCGTCTTCGCGGCGACGGACCGGCGCGGCTACGAACGCGAGCTGCTGCGGGCGCGGCAGCGGGCCGAGCAGTCCGAGAAGGAGGCCCACGAGCTGGCCCGGGTCCTGCAGGCCAGCTTCGTCCCGCCCGCCATGCCCGACATCGACGGCGTGGATCTGGCCGGCGTCTACCGGCCCGCCGGACGGGGTGAGGAGGTCGGCGGCGACTTCTACGACGTGTACGAGACGGCGGGCGGCTGGGCCGTGGTCCTCGGCGACGTGGAGGGCAAGGGCGTGGAGGCGGCCGTGGTGACGAGCCTCGCCCGCTACACCCTGCGTGCCGCCTCAGCACGCGACAGCGCCCCGTCGGCGTTGCTGTCCACCCTCAACGAGGCCGTCATCGACCGGGGCGCCGAACGCTTCCTCACCGCCGTCTACGCGCACCTGGCCATCACGCCGGGCGGCGGCTGCCGGCTCACGCTCGCGCTGGGCGGCCACCCGCCGCCCGTGCTCCTCACCTCGTCGGGCCTGTCCCGGATCGGCAGCCCCGGGACACTGCTCGGCGTGCTGCGCGTGCCGCAGCTGTGCGACGTGACCGTGGACGTCCATCCGGGCGAGGCGGTCGTCCTCTACACCGACGGGGTGATCGAGGGGCAGCGCGGCAGGGAGCTGTTCGGCGAGCGGCGGATGGAGGAGGCGCTGCTGGCGGCCAGGGGCGAGGACGCGGCCGGCATCGCCGCCGCCCTCCTCGACGAAGTCGCCGCCTTCCAGTCGGGCATGCTCAGCGACGACGTTGCCGTCGTGGTCCTCAAGGCCGGCGCGCCGGCCTGA
- a CDS encoding alpha/beta fold hydrolase, which yields MTVTVRNHVNVSGQPDGRPVMFAHGFGCDQNMWRLVAPAFEADHRVVLFDLVGAGRSDLSAYSPERYSSLHGYAQDLLDICRELDLTDIVFVGHSVSALIGVLAANAEPERFGRLVLVGPSPRYIDDEGYTGGFSAEDIEELLESLDSNYLGWSSEMAPVIMGNPDRPELGEELTNSFCRTDPQIARQFAQVTFLSDNRADLSRCKIPSLILQCANDAIAPEAVGRYVHEAIPGSELVMMRATGHCPNLSAPEETIAAIRAFL from the coding sequence ATGACTGTGACGGTACGCAACCATGTCAACGTCTCCGGGCAACCGGACGGCAGGCCGGTGATGTTCGCCCATGGGTTCGGTTGCGACCAGAACATGTGGCGCCTGGTCGCCCCCGCCTTCGAGGCCGACCATCGGGTCGTCCTGTTCGACCTTGTCGGCGCCGGCCGGTCCGACCTGTCGGCCTACTCCCCCGAGCGCTACTCCAGCCTGCACGGCTACGCGCAGGACCTCCTGGACATCTGCCGTGAGCTGGACCTCACCGACATCGTCTTCGTCGGGCACTCCGTGAGCGCGCTCATCGGCGTGCTGGCCGCCAACGCCGAGCCCGAGCGGTTCGGCCGGCTGGTGCTCGTGGGGCCGTCGCCGCGCTACATCGACGACGAGGGCTACACGGGCGGGTTCAGCGCCGAGGACATCGAGGAGCTGCTGGAGTCGCTCGACAGCAACTACCTCGGCTGGTCCAGCGAGATGGCACCGGTCATCATGGGCAACCCTGACCGGCCGGAGCTCGGCGAGGAGCTGACCAACAGCTTCTGCCGCACCGACCCGCAGATCGCCAGGCAGTTCGCCCAGGTGACGTTCCTGTCCGACAACCGGGCCGACCTGTCCCGCTGCAAGATCCCGTCGCTGATCCTGCAGTGCGCGAACGACGCGATCGCGCCCGAGGCGGTCGGCCGCTACGTGCACGAGGCGATCCCCGGCAGCGAGCTGGTGATGATGCGCGCCACCGGCCACTGTCCCAACCTCAGCGCCCCGGAGGAGACGATCGCGGCGATCCGGGCCTTCCTGTGA